In Entomomonas moraniae, one DNA window encodes the following:
- the ybaK gene encoding Cys-tRNA(Pro) deacylase, whose translation MTPAIALLKKQKIAHQLMSYEHDENAISFGLEAAEKLGVAPEKVFKTLLVTTDNNELFVGIVPVLKQLDLKHIAHAAGVKKVEMANPSLAERVTGYLVGGISPLGQKKRLKTFIDNSAETLDTMYVSGGRRGLDIGISPCDLAGVLSAQFTSLARDKD comes from the coding sequence ATGACTCCTGCTATTGCCTTATTGAAAAAACAAAAAATCGCTCATCAATTAATGAGTTATGAGCACGATGAAAACGCAATATCCTTTGGGTTAGAAGCTGCAGAAAAGCTTGGTGTGGCACCAGAGAAAGTATTTAAAACACTGTTAGTCACAACCGATAACAACGAATTGTTTGTAGGTATTGTGCCTGTTTTAAAACAACTAGATTTAAAGCACATTGCCCATGCAGCAGGTGTTAAAAAAGTAGAAATGGCTAACCCCTCATTAGCAGAGCGTGTTACGGGTTACTTAGTTGGTGGCATTAGCCCTTTAGGGCAAAAAAAACGATTAAAAACCTTTATTGATAACTCTGCTGAGACTTTAGATACTATGTATGTTAGTGGTGGGCGTCGTGGTTTAGATATTGGTATCTCACCTTGTGATTTAGCAGGTGTATTAAGCGCGCAATTTACCTCGTTAGCTCGAGACAAAGATTAA
- a CDS encoding response regulator transcription factor, with protein sequence MVAQVLFEGDDQPHLLLVDDDETFTHIMARVLVRKGLRVSIADSSEKALDIAREDLPEYAVVDLKMNGESGLVLLPKLLELDPEMKVVILTGYSSIATAVEAIKRGACNYLCKPADVDDVLAALLAKNVDADKIIPDSPMSVDRLEWEHIQRVLNEYDGNISATARALGMHRRTLQRKLQKRPVRR encoded by the coding sequence ATGGTAGCGCAAGTTTTATTTGAAGGTGATGATCAGCCACATTTGTTATTAGTAGATGATGATGAGACTTTTACCCATATTATGGCACGTGTCCTCGTGCGTAAAGGGTTACGGGTATCTATTGCTGATTCTTCTGAAAAAGCTTTAGACATAGCAAGGGAGGATCTTCCTGAATATGCTGTTGTGGACCTAAAAATGAATGGCGAGTCAGGACTAGTTCTTTTACCGAAATTATTAGAGTTAGATCCTGAAATGAAGGTGGTCATTTTAACGGGGTATTCCAGTATTGCTACTGCGGTAGAAGCTATTAAAAGGGGTGCCTGTAATTATCTTTGTAAACCTGCTGACGTGGATGATGTGTTAGCCGCCTTGTTGGCAAAGAATGTGGATGCTGATAAGATAATTCCTGACAGCCCTATGTCAGTTGATCGACTGGAGTGGGAGCATATTCAGCGTGTGCTAAATGAATATGATGGTAATATTTCGGCTACAGCACGTGCGTTAGGTATGCATCGTAGAACATTGCAACGTAAATTACAAAAGAGGCCCGTAAGACGCTAA